Proteins co-encoded in one Nonlabens agnitus genomic window:
- a CDS encoding GIN domain-containing protein — MKNLLLGIMLAIAGISTAQVSMEIDGFSSIKIDSDAIIEIRYAPTSKIQFNGSMEDMKSMISSTSNRLQVNGGNSATKIRIYTRDLNAIQISGAASVTVNGFNALDRLTVMTNESASLDLGNTRINNLSINQSGNSNVTATGATSKTVIKDGVVVSSK; from the coding sequence ATGAAAAATCTACTTTTAGGGATCATGCTGGCTATCGCAGGCATATCCACCGCTCAAGTCTCAATGGAAATAGATGGGTTTTCTTCCATTAAAATTGATAGTGACGCCATAATAGAGATAAGGTACGCGCCAACTTCTAAGATTCAGTTCAATGGAAGTATGGAAGATATGAAATCTATGATCTCTTCCACTTCAAATAGATTACAGGTAAATGGTGGTAATTCTGCCACAAAAATCAGAATCTACACTAGAGATTTGAATGCCATACAAATATCTGGTGCAGCAAGTGTTACTGTGAATGGTTTTAACGCACTGGACAGACTTACAGTAATGACTAATGAAAGTGCAAGTTTAGATCTAGGAAATACGAGAATAAATAATCTATCCATTAACCAAAGTGGCAATAGTAATGTAACCGCTACCGGTGCAACTTCAAAAACTGTCATTAAAGATGGAGTAGTAGTTTCATCAAAATAG
- a CDS encoding S41 family peptidase: protein MKSVLQIVLALTCLLGFSQGTKLLRQPTIHGDQVVFVYANDLWKATVNGTTTQRLTSDIGYESVPHFSPDGNHIAFTAEYDGNIDVFVIPSMGGTPQRLTYHPGGDFVTGWTPDGKVLFRSDREGTPTQTTKFFTIGMNDSYPVSMKLARAAYGEISPDGNYVAYTPITSWDPEWRNYRGGQAMPIWIVNLKTMELQTTSQPTKERHLDPVWLNGKVYFLSERDYTSNIWSYDPQTKKETQVTFHKKFDVKSLDADDSRIVYEHGGHLNLLDPATGNMRIIPITVNADLNTSRERWEDASARDLNNATLSPNGMRALFEYRGEIFSVPKENGTWRNLSNAPGSAERSPVWSSQGNRIAWFSDASGEYELVIADQYGTIIKSISFNDPTFYFNPQWSPDGNHIAYTDTHYNIWITNVNSGKSVKADTDSYAHPNRAMNPVWSPDSQWIAYAKQQQSHFKAVYAYNISSKNIIQITDPLADAITPVWDESGKYLFTLASTNYGLNSGWLDMSSFDPSTTRSLYAIVLSSDGKAPNLPESDEETIEGVVEEKKKEKKEREKKGFDAATDEPAKINVVIDENGIFDRIVAMSLPDRNYIALAKAEQGNVFVMEQIQNTDGFKLHLYDTKKQEATEFTTGIQGLQTSYDGKHVLINHGNSYSINATKAPIKSGDGKIDTNVKVKIDPRAEYRQIFKEGWRYMRDFLYVDNVHGAPWDDIYKWYSPWIKDVRHRTDLNYVVDIMSGEVAIGHSYVSGGDLPDTKRIPVGLLGADLEVQNNRYRISKIYNGERWNPDMQSPLGLPGINVKEGSYLISINGKELTADLNPYQLLEQTAGREIMIEVSDNANGTASKRVLVKPISSDRGLRYIDWVEGNRRKVDELSGGKLAYVYIPNTSQPGFTSFNRYLFSQQDKKGIVLDERNNGGGSAADYMIDILKREPFGYFNSKANDNRPWTTPMAGIFGPKVMIINERAGSGGDLLPYMFKQQNLGPLVGTRTWGGLVGTWDTPPFIDGGRMVAPRGGFYDLNGEWAVEGEGVAPDIEVTQKPILTSQGQDPQLERAVEEALKLLPSQEFKFKPEPAAPVRWKRPEGYDKDN, encoded by the coding sequence ATGAAATCTGTACTCCAAATCGTCCTTGCACTAACCTGCCTATTGGGATTCTCTCAAGGAACTAAATTGCTAAGACAGCCCACCATTCACGGTGACCAGGTTGTCTTTGTCTATGCAAACGACCTGTGGAAAGCTACCGTCAATGGCACCACCACCCAGCGATTGACCAGTGATATAGGCTATGAAAGCGTGCCACATTTTTCACCAGATGGAAACCATATCGCATTTACTGCAGAATATGATGGCAACATAGATGTATTTGTAATACCATCCATGGGTGGCACACCTCAGCGACTTACCTATCATCCAGGCGGTGACTTTGTTACAGGCTGGACGCCTGACGGTAAGGTATTGTTTAGATCAGATCGTGAGGGAACGCCCACACAAACTACTAAGTTCTTTACCATTGGCATGAATGATTCTTATCCAGTCTCTATGAAACTTGCCAGAGCGGCTTATGGTGAGATCTCGCCAGATGGCAACTATGTCGCCTACACGCCCATTACTTCTTGGGATCCAGAATGGCGCAATTACCGCGGTGGACAGGCCATGCCCATCTGGATCGTAAACCTGAAGACCATGGAACTTCAAACCACTTCGCAGCCCACAAAGGAGCGTCATCTCGATCCCGTATGGCTAAACGGCAAGGTGTATTTCCTTTCAGAGCGTGATTATACAAGCAACATCTGGTCGTATGACCCACAAACCAAAAAAGAAACCCAGGTAACCTTTCATAAAAAGTTTGACGTCAAAAGTCTGGATGCAGACGATAGCCGCATAGTCTATGAACATGGTGGTCACCTCAACCTATTGGATCCTGCAACTGGCAACATGAGAATCATTCCCATAACGGTAAACGCAGACCTCAACACCTCAAGAGAACGCTGGGAAGACGCTAGTGCCAGAGACCTAAACAACGCTACCCTTTCGCCCAACGGTATGCGCGCCCTTTTTGAATACAGAGGCGAGATCTTTAGCGTACCCAAAGAAAATGGAACATGGCGCAACCTTTCCAATGCACCAGGATCTGCAGAGCGTAGTCCTGTCTGGTCGTCTCAAGGGAATAGGATCGCATGGTTTTCTGATGCCAGTGGCGAGTATGAACTGGTCATCGCAGATCAATACGGCACCATTATCAAGAGTATATCATTTAACGATCCTACCTTCTACTTCAATCCTCAATGGTCGCCAGACGGCAATCACATTGCCTACACAGACACACATTATAATATTTGGATTACCAACGTCAACAGCGGTAAAAGCGTTAAAGCAGATACAGATAGCTATGCACATCCCAATCGTGCGATGAATCCCGTATGGTCGCCAGACAGCCAGTGGATCGCTTATGCGAAGCAACAACAATCCCACTTTAAGGCAGTTTACGCCTACAACATTAGCAGTAAAAATATCATTCAAATCACAGACCCCTTGGCAGATGCTATCACGCCAGTCTGGGACGAGTCCGGTAAATACTTATTCACGCTTGCAAGTACCAATTACGGCTTAAATTCGGGATGGCTGGATATGAGCTCTTTCGATCCATCCACCACACGTTCCCTTTACGCCATCGTACTTTCCAGCGATGGGAAGGCACCCAACCTACCAGAATCTGATGAAGAAACCATAGAAGGTGTCGTTGAGGAGAAAAAGAAAGAGAAAAAAGAACGCGAGAAAAAAGGATTTGACGCTGCCACAGATGAGCCTGCCAAAATAAATGTCGTTATCGACGAGAACGGCATATTTGATCGTATCGTGGCTATGAGCCTGCCCGATAGAAACTATATCGCTCTTGCGAAAGCGGAACAAGGAAATGTCTTTGTCATGGAACAAATCCAAAATACAGACGGATTCAAGCTGCATTTATATGATACCAAAAAGCAGGAAGCCACCGAATTCACCACTGGAATTCAAGGATTGCAGACCAGTTATGATGGTAAGCACGTTCTAATAAATCATGGGAACAGCTATTCCATAAACGCCACTAAGGCACCCATCAAGTCAGGAGATGGCAAAATTGACACCAATGTCAAAGTAAAGATTGATCCACGAGCAGAGTACAGGCAAATCTTTAAAGAAGGATGGCGATACATGCGTGATTTTCTGTATGTAGATAACGTGCACGGTGCCCCATGGGATGATATTTATAAATGGTACTCGCCATGGATCAAAGATGTAAGACACCGTACCGATTTGAACTATGTGGTAGATATCATGAGTGGTGAAGTTGCGATAGGACATTCCTACGTTTCTGGTGGTGACCTTCCAGATACCAAAAGAATACCAGTAGGTCTTCTAGGCGCAGACTTAGAAGTTCAAAACAATCGGTACAGAATTTCAAAAATTTACAACGGTGAGCGATGGAACCCTGATATGCAAAGCCCGTTGGGCCTACCGGGAATCAATGTCAAAGAAGGAAGTTATTTGATCTCCATCAATGGTAAAGAACTCACCGCAGACCTCAATCCTTACCAATTACTGGAACAAACCGCTGGTCGTGAGATTATGATAGAGGTAAGTGACAACGCCAACGGTACTGCCAGCAAGCGAGTCCTTGTTAAACCCATTTCCAGTGATCGTGGCTTGCGCTATATCGATTGGGTAGAAGGCAACCGCAGGAAAGTCGATGAATTATCAGGCGGCAAGCTGGCCTACGTTTACATTCCCAATACCAGTCAACCTGGATTCACCTCTTTCAACAGGTACCTCTTCAGCCAGCAGGATAAAAAAGGGATCGTTTTGGACGAGCGCAACAATGGCGGCGGTAGCGCGGCAGATTATATGATCGATATCCTTAAGAGAGAGCCTTTCGGGTATTTCAATAGCAAGGCAAATGACAATAGACCGTGGACCACACCCATGGCTGGTATTTTTGGTCCAAAGGTCATGATCATCAATGAGCGTGCAGGCTCTGGCGGCGACCTACTGCCCTATATGTTCAAACAGCAAAACCTGGGACCGCTAGTGGGCACTAGGACTTGGGGCGGCCTGGTCGGGACGTGGGACACGCCGCCATTTATCGATGGTGGTAGAATGGTGGCGCCACGCGGTGGCTTTTACGACCTCAATGGTGAATGGGCTGTTGAAGGCGAAGGCGTTGCACCAGACATCGAGGTCACTCAAAAACCTATCCTAACGTCCCAAGGTCAAGACCCACAATTGGAACGCGCCGTTGAGGAAGCCTTGAAGCTACTGCCATCTCAGGAGTTCAAATTTAAGCCAGAGCCTGCTGCTCCGGTGAGATGGAAACGCCCTGAAGGCTACGACAAGGACAATTAA
- a CDS encoding NAD(P)-dependent oxidoreductase, translating into MKFALIQERKSPPDRRVVLSPVQAAVFKDAFAKAELVAESSTIRIFNDAAYMAKGIEVVTDVTDADVLLGVKEVPIDALIAGKKYFFFSHTIKKQPYNRDLLRAILDKKIELYDHETIVDENNNRLIGFGKYAGLVGAYNAFRALGLRDGLFEMPKVNDLADFDEVKIELNKIKNQLPPINIVITGSGKVAGGILEILEILEIKQLLPKEFLQLGQFQNNQIVFTQLDVEDYYTRKDGFKPTKTECYNTPKLLESDFMKFATVGDMLITGHFYGDGAPYFFTREDMKAPDFNISLVADVSCDIDGPIACTLRASTIENPIYGYDPATETEVPFKTKNSITVMAVDNLPCELPKDASEGFGDMFIDRVLPAFFNNDADGILERARMTTHDGKLTPRFEYLEDYVYEPKTKF; encoded by the coding sequence ATGAAGTTCGCATTGATTCAGGAACGCAAGAGTCCACCAGATAGAAGAGTGGTGTTGTCGCCTGTTCAAGCGGCTGTTTTTAAAGACGCTTTCGCGAAAGCGGAACTAGTAGCAGAGTCCTCTACAATTAGAATATTCAACGATGCCGCCTACATGGCAAAGGGCATTGAAGTAGTCACCGATGTCACCGATGCAGACGTTCTGTTAGGCGTTAAAGAAGTGCCTATCGATGCGCTGATTGCTGGGAAGAAATACTTTTTCTTCTCTCATACCATAAAGAAGCAACCCTACAATAGAGACTTGCTGCGGGCAATTTTAGACAAGAAAATCGAGCTGTACGATCACGAGACCATTGTGGATGAGAACAACAATAGGCTGATAGGTTTTGGTAAATATGCTGGACTGGTAGGCGCTTACAATGCTTTTAGAGCATTGGGATTGCGAGATGGATTGTTTGAAATGCCTAAGGTGAATGACTTGGCAGATTTTGATGAGGTAAAGATAGAACTTAATAAAATCAAGAATCAGTTGCCGCCTATCAATATCGTTATCACGGGAAGCGGTAAGGTCGCTGGTGGTATTTTGGAAATACTAGAGATTCTGGAAATCAAACAACTATTACCCAAAGAATTCCTTCAATTGGGGCAGTTTCAAAACAATCAGATCGTTTTTACGCAGCTTGACGTAGAAGATTACTATACTAGAAAAGATGGCTTTAAACCTACAAAAACCGAATGCTACAATACTCCAAAATTGCTGGAGTCTGATTTCATGAAGTTTGCAACCGTAGGCGACATGTTGATCACGGGTCATTTCTATGGTGACGGCGCACCCTATTTTTTCACCAGAGAAGACATGAAAGCTCCAGATTTCAATATCTCACTGGTGGCAGATGTAAGTTGCGATATTGATGGGCCTATTGCCTGCACGCTGCGAGCATCTACGATTGAAAATCCCATCTATGGATATGATCCAGCTACAGAGACTGAAGTTCCTTTTAAAACAAAGAACTCCATAACGGTTATGGCTGTAGACAACTTGCCCTGTGAGTTGCCCAAGGATGCTAGCGAAGGTTTTGGTGACATGTTTATCGATCGAGTCTTACCAGCATTTTTCAATAACGACGCTGACGGTATCTTGGAACGCGCTAGAATGACAACCCATGATGGGAAATTGACACCTAGGTTTGAATATTTAGAAGACTACGTATACGAGCCTAAGACAAAATTTTAG
- a CDS encoding DUF7467 domain-containing protein — MKNFTKIFVLGLLAMVLACSPEELDEFENTPEVQESNLELGMKSAKNSKIEGIRVTYKLKEADVPGISGFITIRDAGKKGVEAFIKLKNTTPGLMHPVHIHEGVFGQEGARAKTLNPVNGTTGISQTYFTHMDNGDVADFDELVNQREYYVGPHFSMEDMETILAVGNIGVLDPPVTCSDCSGGLDRLAFQYNGDKTARVQIKQSNGHVIFDAHVDPAEQFTIVGTREDGSFGDKVYIYVNHCKVAKVVTNCDEAVLVGDTFGDFEVVDGNSVLGGPICDAPEEPEPECNDCDGKVNYLSLKYTGSHGAKITIKQSQDYKYVFHDYVKPGEVIKIYGKAHDGSFGKELKTYFNFICKDKIDTSCDEAIGPGSTYGNLTVVEGTSTNGGELCEVSGDDDDDDDDKECKITDWWHKHSSWCQKKTYCSSYGWWHKHDYKCYKKPSKCKNKSRWHKHSSKCS, encoded by the coding sequence ATGAAAAACTTTACTAAAATTTTTGTTTTAGGATTATTGGCAATGGTGCTTGCCTGTAGTCCAGAAGAGTTGGATGAGTTTGAGAACACTCCTGAGGTACAGGAGTCCAACTTAGAACTAGGTATGAAAAGTGCCAAAAATTCTAAAATAGAAGGAATACGGGTCACCTATAAGCTTAAGGAGGCAGATGTTCCTGGAATATCGGGTTTTATAACGATTAGAGATGCTGGAAAAAAAGGTGTTGAAGCCTTCATTAAACTCAAAAACACAACGCCAGGATTGATGCATCCAGTTCATATCCATGAAGGCGTATTTGGTCAAGAAGGAGCTCGTGCCAAAACATTGAATCCTGTTAATGGAACTACCGGTATCTCCCAAACTTATTTTACTCACATGGATAATGGTGATGTAGCAGATTTTGATGAGTTGGTCAATCAGCGTGAGTACTATGTAGGACCCCATTTTAGTATGGAGGATATGGAGACCATACTTGCAGTAGGTAACATAGGTGTTTTGGATCCACCAGTGACTTGTTCTGATTGTAGCGGTGGTCTTGATAGATTAGCATTTCAGTACAACGGAGATAAAACGGCTAGAGTACAGATCAAGCAATCCAATGGACACGTCATTTTTGACGCTCATGTAGATCCAGCAGAGCAATTTACTATTGTAGGCACTAGAGAAGATGGATCCTTTGGAGACAAAGTCTACATCTATGTGAATCACTGTAAAGTTGCTAAAGTCGTTACAAATTGTGATGAAGCAGTTTTAGTGGGTGACACTTTTGGAGACTTTGAAGTTGTAGATGGAAACAGCGTTTTAGGTGGTCCTATATGTGATGCTCCTGAAGAGCCAGAGCCAGAATGCAATGACTGCGATGGTAAGGTGAACTACCTTTCTTTAAAATATACGGGTAGCCATGGCGCAAAAATTACCATTAAACAATCGCAGGATTATAAATATGTATTTCACGACTACGTCAAGCCAGGTGAAGTCATTAAGATTTATGGTAAGGCACATGATGGTTCGTTTGGTAAGGAATTGAAAACCTATTTCAATTTCATTTGTAAAGATAAAATTGATACGAGCTGTGATGAAGCTATAGGCCCAGGTAGCACATACGGTAATCTAACCGTAGTGGAAGGAACTAGTACAAACGGCGGAGAATTGTGCGAGGTAAGCGGCGACGATGATGACGATGACGATGACAAAGAATGTAAAATCACGGACTGGTGGCACAAACACTCATCTTGGTGTCAAAAGAAGACTTATTGTTCCAGCTACGGATGGTGGCATAAACACGACTATAAGTGTTACAAAAAACCATCAAAATGCAAGAATAAAAGCAGATGGCACAAGCATAGTTCAAAGTGTTCTTAA
- a CDS encoding ATP-binding protein: protein MFSIIPMNFTKHLKTSYTVFTITITGMIILIAVTLAYFISLQQEDAILINKSGRQRMLSQRITKQVLYNLLGNTEDSTPYSNDMLLKSVHELQEAQQFLSQKNKTNDHLKKVDSVLQITNLQIEEISKAVDRILSADSKFQLKSQVALIISIEGKFLDHMEQITFWLQKESERKNELAMLICYVLTGIALIIIMAEFFLVLLPAQRHLRDKNESLSAANKQLSDYAQITAHNLRAPIGNLIFLSNFYKDTDSEEEKSELFQKFDTVIQYLDETVNVLLTGIKTKTEEQIPTQKLIFEKVLGQTKDLLVGEILDQKAIITANFSDAPFVVYNKVYLESIMLNLLSNALKYSDAKRTPEIHLRTENEKNAIKLYVQDNGLGIDLKRQAQRVFGLHQTFLRNKNSKGIGLFIVKNQVESLGGSIEVHSIPNKGSTFIVTFKKQTA, encoded by the coding sequence ATGTTTTCTATCATCCCTATGAATTTCACAAAACATCTCAAAACTTCTTACACTGTTTTTACGATCACGATTACAGGTATGATCATATTGATCGCGGTAACCCTGGCATACTTTATATCGCTGCAGCAAGAAGACGCAATTCTAATTAATAAGTCAGGACGCCAACGAATGTTGAGTCAACGCATTACCAAACAAGTATTGTACAATTTGCTAGGAAATACGGAAGATTCAACACCTTACAGCAACGATATGCTACTTAAAAGCGTTCACGAATTACAAGAGGCACAACAGTTTTTATCCCAGAAAAATAAAACGAACGACCATCTCAAAAAGGTAGATTCAGTTCTTCAAATAACAAATCTTCAAATTGAAGAAATTAGCAAAGCTGTTGATAGAATCCTAAGCGCAGATTCAAAGTTTCAATTAAAGTCTCAAGTCGCCTTAATCATTTCAATTGAAGGTAAGTTCCTTGACCATATGGAACAAATTACCTTTTGGTTGCAGAAGGAGTCAGAAAGGAAAAATGAACTCGCCATGCTCATCTGTTATGTTCTGACTGGTATCGCACTAATTATTATTATGGCTGAATTTTTTCTCGTACTTCTTCCTGCACAACGTCACCTGCGTGATAAGAATGAAAGCTTGTCTGCCGCCAATAAGCAATTATCCGATTATGCTCAGATAACCGCACATAACTTGAGAGCACCTATTGGCAATTTGATTTTCCTCTCTAATTTCTACAAGGATACCGATAGCGAAGAGGAAAAGTCAGAACTCTTCCAGAAATTTGATACCGTGATTCAGTATTTAGACGAAACGGTAAATGTTTTACTAACAGGAATTAAAACAAAAACCGAAGAGCAAATTCCAACTCAAAAACTAATCTTTGAAAAGGTGTTAGGTCAAACGAAGGACTTGTTAGTCGGCGAGATATTAGACCAAAAAGCGATAATCACTGCTAACTTTTCAGATGCTCCATTCGTAGTTTATAACAAGGTATATCTGGAAAGCATTATGCTCAACTTACTAAGCAACGCTTTAAAATACAGCGATGCTAAGAGAACTCCAGAAATACATTTGAGAACCGAGAACGAAAAGAACGCAATTAAACTGTACGTTCAAGATAACGGACTGGGAATCGATTTGAAACGTCAAGCTCAAAGAGTATTCGGTTTACATCAGACCTTCCTCAGGAATAAAAATTCTAAAGGTATAGGACTGTTTATTGTTAAAAATCAAGTCGAATCTTTAGGCGGGTCGATCGAAGTGCATAGTATTCCAAATAAAGGATCTACATTTATTGTAACTTTCAAAAAACAAACCGCATGA
- a CDS encoding response regulator: MSAKPFILSLIDDDEIYQYGFKRTVEKSRFAKKVLVFSDGEQAINFMIDNIANAQELPDVIFLDINMPIMNGFEFMEEYIKLKPKVGKKITIYMVSSSIDPTDVERAKSISELTDYIIKPVNESMLREILQKLEQEYD, encoded by the coding sequence ATGAGTGCAAAACCTTTTATTCTAAGTTTAATTGATGACGACGAAATCTATCAATATGGTTTCAAGCGCACCGTAGAAAAATCGCGATTTGCCAAAAAAGTTTTAGTGTTCTCTGATGGAGAGCAAGCCATCAATTTTATGATTGATAACATTGCCAATGCACAAGAACTTCCTGATGTAATCTTTCTAGACATCAATATGCCCATCATGAATGGATTTGAGTTTATGGAAGAATATATAAAGCTCAAACCTAAGGTAGGTAAGAAAATTACGATTTACATGGTGTCATCTTCAATCGACCCAACTGATGTAGAACGAGCTAAATCCATTAGCGAACTTACAGACTATATCATCAAACCTGTAAATGAGAGCATGTTGAGAGAAATTCTTCAAAAATTGGAACAAGAATACGACTAG